Within the Kluyveromyces lactis strain NRRL Y-1140 chromosome A complete sequence genome, the region ATTCATGACACCAAATATAGATTTAGGTGTATATGAAAACGATTTATTTACAGATCAAATACTCAAAGTCATCGTTATTAAATCTGAATACAGGCTGAATAATGGGTTTTTCATTATGGCTTTgtaatttttcacttttctTAGTGAACCAAAagttacccggatataGAGCGCATCTCATCGTAGCGCTAAGGCGCGCGTCTAATTATCCAGCGAAATGATTTTACAAAAACATAAACATAAACATAAAAGATGTTTAAGTTAAATGTAAACAATGAAGATAACCAACCATTCCACCGCTTAATACCTATAGAACGATTGTGTGATCCTGTAGCACATTTGGTAACATATAATCAGTGAAGTCAGTGTGgatttatcaaaaattaaaCTAGAATTAGCATATTGTTGCATTGAAAGACGAACAAACGAATGGAGGATCGCGGTGTTGTTGAGAGCGTGTTTCTACTTAACGATAAGGTAGGACCGTTTGGTCGTCGAGTGAACCCTGCTCCACTGTGTAGCGAAGAGATTAAAGTTAGGACGTATCCGATTGAAAAAACTAGCAATGATAGGGTACAGGAAAGCTTGGTAGTTCGGGATTTGTTACTTGTGTTGCAAGGGTACGAGGGAGTGTACATCCGGTACAATAGCAGCTATAGAAGAGATTCGATGACCGGTCCCGAGTATAAAGTTGTTAAGATGATGAATGTTACGTTTAAGAGTTTTAGtaaaaaattgatcaagatAGGATCAATATTTGTGAAATTAGATAAATTCCAGCAATGGTGTTGCGACGAGAGATACGGTAGAGTAATGCACCGCTTGGGCCATGAGGTACGCATATTTTTGTATGAAAATTACTTGAGTTGTATCAAGGAGTTGGAAATACGGTTTCAGCAAGATGTGAAGTTCAGTATACGAGATTTGGAGATGGTACTTGAAGATGGATTCATATACAAGTTTAGACTTTTAGATCAGATAGTTGATCGGATTATGGACAGTACCAGGGAACGGAGTGAAATGGATCGAGTTCAAATGGATTTTAACAATTTCATGGATGATCTAAGGCGAGATACGAATGACGAGTTAGATCTACGTGTACTATACGATACCCGGGTTTCCTTATTCGTGAAAGGAGGATCCTTAATTATCATAGTACAACAGATAatggaacaagaacaaggtGATATAAGACACGTTGAATTTTTATCCCTAATATGCGATTCTCTTAACCGTGTTTACGGTCAGATGTTTGTTGAATGGATGCAAGAGGGAAAATTGAACGATTACCATGAAGAGTTCTTGATAAGTGATACGGTCGCCGATGTGgacgaagaaaaattggCTAATACGATAGATAATGAAAGGTTATGGGATACAAGGTTCGTGATACGGAAGGATGGATTACTTCCGCAATTTCGCGATAAAGAATTGCAACAGAAAATATTGATGACGGGTaaaatttggaatttaATCGCCATATGCTGCGGAAACACAGCTCTTAAACCTAGATCCTGGGGAACTAGTGTCACTAACATCGATATAACAAATATGACCTTCTTGAAAGGGTATGTCAACGAATGTTACCAACAGGCTAACGAAAAGTGTCTCAAGATGTACTACGAAGGGTACCACATGGATAAATTTCTGAATCTGATACACGATCAGTCGTATGTACATGGAGTCATCGATCAATTATGGAACACCAAATTCTTAAGTAAGACGCTATTCGAGTTAACTCGAAGTCCGACAGAGTCTACGTTGCACAAGATTCAAAGGCATTTCGATGACATCTTAAAAGAAATTTCCGTAGAAGATACCTATAGACACATGATATTATCTAAATTGACCAGCGTGAAGATTGATACATGCCCATTTTACGAGACTCTAAGAcaattcattgatgaacaagaaactGGGTTGCTAAACGCCGATAATTTCCAACAATTAAAGGGGATGCTAGTCGCTGAAGAACAGAATCATACTTCACAGGGCTCAAATGAACTCGATGAAGGGAGGAAgagcaaaaaaaagaaaaatgcaaCCCCAACTGCAATGTATGTACAATTCGAAACAAGCATACCGTATCCTTTGAACATAATATGGACGAAACCAGTGATGGtacaatatcaaatgatACAAAGGTTATTATTGATACTCTCATATCATGAAAGGTTACTAGAGGACACGTGGTTCGAAATCAGTAAGAACAAGCATTGGAGACGCAACTCTTCCCAGCAAAGTGAATACGAGACGCATGGGATGATCTTCGAGGACAAcaatgacgatgatgatgatggtgTTAGATATTTCTACGTTAGAGGTCAATGTATCAGGTTAGCTCGAATATTGCACTTCCAGATGAGATCAATGGTGAAAAGTAAAAGAAACCAAGTTACGTCTGCTGCCGCTGCTGCCACAGCCGTTGCCGCGACTGGAACCCACCCAATGCAGGAAGACCTCTTACAGATTCAACAACACGTACAGGACCACGTGACCAACATCGTATCCCTATCTGGATTAACATCACTGCCACAGATCGAATTGCAAGAAGCCACACTTCACGTGATCCACTCGTTCATCAGGTTTGTAGCTTCATGGCGCAGGacttctgatgatgaactaTCTGGCTCATCCGGATGGATCACAAGGATGGATACCCTCAGACAGTACGTTTCCGTATGGAGCGATCTTACAAGAACCAACAGTTGATCCTattactttttttttattttttgtcCCTCCGGGATGGCAAGAGggacaaagaagaatcttcgttcttctttcttgttctcAACTTCCCAGCTTCCGTGTGATTACCCTCCGGGACAACAGAAAAACTGGCATTCGGTATCCCGGGAATCTGCtgagaaggaaagaaaacgaaaaaaaaattgtacaTTTGTGTCACATTATGAATTACAGGAAGTCAGAAAACAGGCAGCACATGTCTCGCACATGCATGTCCATCAGACGAGACATTATGAGACATGCACGCGTGTGAGAGACATAGCAAAAGTCTCTCCAGTACACACAGAAAGACACGTTCACAATCCAGGCACCCCacagagaaaaaaaaaagaagaagccCGGAAGCTGGCACGCCATCATCAACCACCGCTCGGTTTACACGCATCCCAActgtcttttttttctggaATCCTATAATAACTGGCATCTGGAAATCACGTTGTATGTTGCACCATAGTGACTGGCTGTCTGACTAGCAAACATTGATTCCCTGATTCCCATTTGGCTCAATTTTGATGAGAAACAGTTGATTGATTcttgtcaatttttttttctttggacCACCACCAACCAATTGACATTGAAGTACTTTCCCATGATTTGAGGTTATATAAAAGGACGTTCAAATCACTTTCAAGGTTAATTCAGTTTTGTCAATTGATTTAAGTTCAATTGTTAACAAATTTAATTTAATTCGAAACAAACCAAACCAATTCATTTGAATTAACAAACCAACCcacaaaacaaaaaaacatGCCAATCTCTAAAGTTTACGCCAGATCCGTCTACGATTCTCGTGGTAACCCAActgttgaagttgaattgACCACCGAAAAGGGTACTTTCAGATCCATTGTTCCATCTGGTGCCTCCACTGGTGTTCACGAAGCTCTAGAATTGAGAGATGGTGACAAATCTAAATGGTTAGGTAAGGGTGTTTTGACTGCTGTTTCTAACGTTAACAACATCATTGCTCCAGCTTTGGTTAAGGCTAACGTTGACGTTACCAACCAACAACAAGTCGATGACTTGTTGTTGTCTCTAGACGGTACTGCTAACAAGTCCAAGTTGGGTGCTAACGCTATCTTGGGTGTTTCCTTGGCTGCTTCCAAGGCCGGTGCTGCTGCCAAGAACGTCCCATTGTACCAACATTTGGCTGACTTGGCCGGTGCTAAGACCCAACCATTCGTCTTGCCAGTTCCATTCTTGAACGTCTTGAACGGTGGTTCCCACGCTGGTGGTGCTTTGGCTTTGCAAGAATTTATGATTGCTCCAACTGGTGCTGAAACCTTCGCTGAAGCCTTGAGAATGGGTTC harbors:
- the SPC97 gene encoding gamma-tubulin-complex subunit SPC97 (weakly similar to uniprot|P38863 YHR172W Saccharomyces cerevisiae SPC97 Component of the microtubule-nucleating Tub4p (gamma-tubulin) complex), encoding MEDRGVVESVFLLNDKVGPFGRRVNPAPLCSEEIKVRTYPIEKTSNDRVQESLVVRDLLLVLQGYEGVYIRYNSSYRRDSMTGPEYKVVKMMNVTFKSFSKKLIKIGSIFVKLDKFQQWCCDERYGRVMHRLGHEVRIFLYENYLSCIKELEIRFQQDVKFSIRDLEMVLEDGFIYKFRLLDQIVDRIMDSTRERSEMDRVQMDFNNFMDDLRRDTNDELDLRVLYDTRVSLFVKGGSLIIIVQQIMEQEQGDIRHVEFLSLICDSLNRVYGQMFVEWMQEGKLNDYHEEFLISDTVADVDEEKLANTIDNERLWDTRFVIRKDGLLPQFRDKELQQKILMTGKIWNLIAICCGNTALKPRSWGTSVTNIDITNMTFLKGYVNECYQQANEKCLKMYYEGYHMDKFLNLIHDQSYVHGVIDQLWNTKFLSKTLFELTRSPTESTLHKIQRHFDDILKEISVEDTYRHMILSKLTSVKIDTCPFYETLRQFIDEQETGLLNADNFQQLKGMLVAEEQNHTSQGSNELDEGRKSKKKKNATPTAMYVQFETSIPYPLNIIWTKPVMVQYQMIQRLLLILSYHERLLEDTWFEISKNKHWRRNSSQQSEYETHGMIFEDNNDDDDDGVRYFYVRGQCIRLARILHFQMRSMVKSKRNQVTSAAAAATAVAATGTHPMQEDLLQIQQHVQDHVTNIVSLSGLTSLPQIELQEATLHVIHSFIRFVASWRRTSDDELSGSSGWITRMDTLRQYVSVWSDLTRTNS